A region of Cellulophaga sp. RHA19 DNA encodes the following proteins:
- the atpH gene encoding ATP synthase F1 subunit delta: MNESRAAIRYAKAILNQAVETKATDAVEKDMHSVVQTISDSKELQDLLGSPVVKGAIKKNALLAVFAGSHSISEGLISLLVDNKRVSLLKEVAQHYIVLNEKLKGEETAVVTTAVTLTKELEAKILEQLTKLTGKKVAITNVIDESIIGGFVLRIGDLQYNASVANKLNSLKREFSNSL, from the coding sequence ATGAACGAGTCTAGAGCAGCTATTAGATATGCAAAAGCCATTTTAAACCAAGCGGTTGAAACTAAGGCTACAGATGCAGTTGAAAAAGACATGCATTCTGTTGTACAAACAATTTCAGACAGCAAGGAACTTCAAGATCTATTGGGTAGCCCTGTGGTTAAAGGAGCTATTAAAAAGAATGCTTTGTTAGCTGTTTTTGCAGGGAGTCATAGTATTTCTGAGGGACTTATTTCTTTGCTTGTAGATAATAAAAGAGTGTCACTTTTAAAAGAAGTTGCTCAGCACTATATTGTTTTAAATGAAAAGCTTAAAGGAGAAGAAACTGCAGTTGTAACCACAGCAGTAACTTTAACTAAAGAATTAGAAGCAAAAATTTTAGAGCAATTAACAAAGTTAACTGGTAAAAAAGTAGCTATAACAAATGTTATAGACGAAAGTATTATTGGTGGTTTTGTATTAAGAATTGGCGATTTGCAATACAATGCAAGTGTAGCTAATAAATTAAATAGTTTAAAAAGAGAATTTTCAAACAGTCTATAG
- a CDS encoding F0F1 ATP synthase subunit B, whose protein sequence is MDQLLNDFSPGLFFMLLIILLVLIFLMVKFAWKPIMNSLNEREDGIKSALEEAENARKEMQNLHADNERLLQEARAERDAMLKEAREIKEKIVADAKEQSIIEGDKLIAQAKATIDSEKKAAVADIKNQVANLSVQIAEKVIKEQLSNNDKQLKLVEDMVGDIKLN, encoded by the coding sequence ATGGATCAGTTATTAAACGATTTTTCGCCTGGCTTGTTTTTCATGTTGCTAATAATTTTATTAGTACTTATCTTCTTAATGGTTAAGTTTGCATGGAAACCAATAATGAACTCTTTAAATGAAAGAGAAGATGGCATTAAAAGTGCTTTAGAAGAGGCAGAAAATGCACGTAAAGAAATGCAGAACTTGCATGCGGATAACGAAAGGTTATTGCAAGAAGCACGTGCAGAACGTGATGCTATGTTAAAAGAAGCTCGCGAAATAAAAGAAAAAATTGTTGCAGATGCAAAAGAGCAGTCTATTATAGAAGGCGATAAATTAATTGCACAAGCAAAAGCTACTATTGATAGTGAAAAGAAAGCAGCGGTAGCAGATATTAAAAACCAAGTAGCTAACTTATCTGTGCAAATAGCAGAAAAAGTTATTAAGGAGCAATTGTCTAATAATGACAAGCAACTTAAGTTGGTTGAAGATATGGTAGGCGATATTAAGCTAAACTAA
- the atpE gene encoding ATP synthase F0 subunit C: MYNLIGAGLIVIGGGIGLGQIGGKAMEGIARQPEAAGKIQTAMIIIGALLEGLAFGALILGKA, from the coding sequence ATGTACAATTTAATTGGAGCAGGATTAATCGTTATCGGAGGTGGTATCGGTTTAGGTCAAATCGGTGGTAAAGCAATGGAAGGTATTGCTCGTCAACCTGAGGCAGCTGGAAAAATCCAAACAGCAATGATTATTATCGGAGCATTATTAGAAGGTTTAGCTTTCGGTGCTTTGATCTTAGGAAAAGCTTAA
- the atpB gene encoding F0F1 ATP synthase subunit A — MRNTFFSKIILVTALVFSLGSFANDNNEPQENDSQVNSSEEIQAYISHHLADSHDFTLYSYTNDAGERKHFGFPLPVIVWTSKGLKTFMSSEFHHNDDGHVIVNKDGVQLTKIHSKIYELEEGAATVSFDDKHHATNAHKVWDFSITKTVVGILLAGLLMLWGFGSLARGYKKSPIPTGFGRVLEPLVLYVRDEIARPNIGEKHYRKFMGFLLTVFFFIWILNLLGLTPIGFNVTGQIAVTVCLALFTFFIVQFSGNKDYWKHIFWMPGVPVLMKIALIPIEVLGMLTKPFSLLIRLFANITAGHAVVMGLVAVTFTAREALGVGGSLGVSFFLTLFISLIEILVAFLQAFIFTMLSSLFIGMAVEEHDHH, encoded by the coding sequence ATGCGAAATACATTTTTTAGTAAAATTATTTTAGTCACGGCACTTGTGTTTAGTTTGGGTTCTTTTGCGAACGACAACAATGAGCCACAAGAAAATGATTCACAAGTAAATAGTAGCGAAGAGATTCAGGCTTACATTAGCCATCACTTAGCAGATTCACACGACTTCACTTTGTATTCATATACAAATGATGCAGGGGAGCGTAAGCACTTTGGTTTTCCGTTACCAGTTATTGTTTGGACAAGCAAAGGTCTTAAGACTTTTATGTCTTCAGAATTTCATCATAACGATGACGGTCATGTTATCGTAAACAAGGATGGAGTTCAGCTTACAAAAATTCATAGTAAAATATATGAGTTAGAAGAAGGAGCGGCTACAGTTTCTTTTGACGATAAACACCACGCTACAAATGCACACAAGGTTTGGGATTTTTCAATCACTAAAACTGTTGTAGGTATTTTGCTAGCTGGTTTATTAATGCTTTGGGGTTTTGGCTCTTTAGCTAGAGGGTATAAAAAGAGTCCAATTCCAACAGGTTTTGGTCGTGTTTTAGAGCCTTTAGTGTTATACGTGAGAGATGAAATTGCAAGACCAAATATTGGAGAAAAGCATTACCGTAAGTTTATGGGCTTTTTATTAACTGTATTCTTCTTTATCTGGATATTAAACTTATTAGGCTTAACTCCAATAGGATTTAATGTTACAGGTCAAATAGCAGTAACAGTTTGTTTAGCCTTATTTACATTTTTTATAGTACAATTTAGCGGTAATAAAGATTATTGGAAACATATTTTCTGGATGCCAGGTGTGCCAGTTTTAATGAAAATAGCTTTAATTCCAATAGAAGTGTTGGGTATGCTAACTAAGCCATTTTCTTTATTAATTCGTTTATTTGCTAACATTACTGCTGGTCACGCTGTAGTTATGGGCTTAGTTGCTGTAACATTTACGGCAAGAGAAGCTTTGGGTGTTGGTGGTAGTTTAGGTGTGTCATTCTTTTTAACGTTATTTATTTCTTTAATAGAAATTCTAGTAGCGTTTTTACAAGCCTTCATTTTTACAATGTTATCTTCATTGTTTATTGGTATGGCTGTAGAAGAGCATGATCATCATTAA
- a CDS encoding DUF6168 family protein: MANHKLLIYFFSTIIISLAVAFGVHLLVLDDMQKPLFDNKIVLSYVINFVLVTVIFTIIYLLRNQFKTQLGIFFIIGSAIKFLFFFMLFYPSFNADDNINLTEFASFFVPYSICLLVETFFVAKVLKNLD, translated from the coding sequence ATGGCAAATCATAAGTTGCTTATCTACTTTTTCTCTACAATTATTATTTCATTAGCAGTAGCTTTTGGTGTGCACTTATTAGTGTTAGATGATATGCAAAAACCTTTGTTTGATAATAAGATTGTACTTTCTTATGTGATTAATTTTGTGTTGGTAACTGTAATATTTACAATCATTTATCTGTTAAGAAATCAGTTTAAAACACAATTAGGTATTTTTTTTATTATTGGTAGTGCCATAAAATTTCTTTTCTTTTTTATGCTTTTTTACCCATCATTTAATGCAGATGATAATATAAATCTAACAGAATTTGCTTCTTTTTTTGTCCCGTACAGCATATGTTTACTGGTAGAGACGTTTTTTGTTGCTAAAGTGCTCAAAAACTTAGACTAA
- a CDS encoding AtpZ/AtpI family protein yields the protein MELPKLPNKNKPNHLKNAAMLSGIAFQMGAIIYLAHKAGVWLDAHYNINNEIFTVIATLSGVAISIFAVVTQLKKIKF from the coding sequence GTGGAACTTCCAAAGCTTCCTAATAAAAATAAGCCTAATCATTTAAAAAATGCAGCAATGCTTTCTGGTATTGCTTTTCAAATGGGAGCAATTATTTACTTAGCTCATAAGGCTGGTGTGTGGTTAGATGCACATTATAATATAAATAACGAAATTTTTACTGTAATTGCTACACTATCTGGTGTAGCAATTTCTATTTTTGCAGTTGTTACACAATTAAAAAAAATAAAATTCTAA
- a CDS encoding bactofilin family protein, translating to MFSDKSKPRDVVDMGGQPNRIGKNTKIKGDIVSEADFRIDGKLDGNVKTSGKVVIGKDGYIHGKVECVNADIEGGFNGELLVSDLLSLKSSAVIEGTVSVSKLAVEPGATFNASCVMGGKNGALSGAKQAAAGGTSKAS from the coding sequence ATGTTTTCAGATAAGAGTAAACCTAGAGATGTTGTAGATATGGGCGGCCAGCCTAACAGAATTGGAAAAAACACCAAAATAAAAGGTGATATAGTTTCAGAAGCTGATTTTAGAATAGACGGTAAGTTAGATGGTAACGTAAAAACATCTGGAAAGGTAGTCATTGGCAAAGATGGTTACATACACGGTAAAGTAGAGTGTGTTAATGCAGACATAGAAGGTGGTTTTAACGGAGAGTTGTTGGTGTCAGATTTATTGTCATTAAAATCTTCAGCAGTTATAGAGGGTACAGTTTCTGTTTCTAAGCTAGCTGTGGAGCCTGGAGCAACATTTAATGCTTCATGTGTTATGGGAGGTAAAAATGGTGCTTTATCAGGAGCTAAACAAGCTGCAGCAGGTGGAACTTCCAAAGCTTCCTAA
- the porW gene encoding type IX secretion system periplasmic lipoprotein PorW/SprE, which yields MKLQTKIIGTVALAALVFNACSTKKNAFVNREWHALNTKFNVLYNGNIAFEKGREELNANYKDNYWDLLPIERLEVTDDVKLDSENNNPNFVIAEEKATKAIQKHSMVIKDRERNPQTDEAFLLLGKARYFDQRFIPAQEAFNYVLKNYIQSDKFNEARIWREKTNVRLENEELAIKNLKKLFKYDDLSDQEYADARAVMAQAYINLNAPDTAIQQLKRASVYTKKQEEKGRYYFIIGQLYNQLNKKDSANYAFNKIIDLNRKSPRVYFINAHLQKIMNTTVTADNKEEMFEYLTDLEENRENRPFLDKIYRQKAQFFLNQAQDSMALVYFDKSLRATTNDNRLNALNYENLGEFYFDENNYKTAGAYFDSTLTNLVETSKKHRLIKKKLDNLEDVVKYEDIVQYTDSVVTIYSLPKDKQVAYFEKYIADKKAKEEVAAKKEKERQNAGIAAFANTKAGKQNKGKFYFYNVTSLGYGKTDFKTAWGSRKLEDNWRWSNKNIVIQTEDTDVANANTDVLAEEGQEYKVSYYMDKLPADVTVIDSLKKERNFANYQLGLIYKEKFKENLLAAGKLETVLKSNPEERLILPSKYNLYKIYEESGSNLASAMKQDIITNHKGSRYAEVLLNPQAILEGSTDTPDARYTKLYKMFQNQQYLQVITGAEENINRYTGDEIAPKFEMLKAMATGRIEGFEAFKEGLNYVALNYPNNPEGKRAQEMIKFQIPKLENSDFVNQSGNVKGTWKVVFPFSRSNDAAANDLLELVKKSIEDLKYKNKASKDIYNLEQQFVVVHGFASEEFALGYAELLKNNKDYKVGHQNFVILSNNYKVVQVHKKLNEYKNTLLTPKP from the coding sequence TTGAAGCTTCAAACTAAAATTATAGGAACAGTAGCGCTAGCAGCATTAGTTTTTAATGCCTGTTCTACTAAAAAGAACGCCTTTGTAAACAGAGAGTGGCATGCATTAAATACTAAATTTAATGTACTCTACAATGGTAATATTGCTTTTGAAAAAGGCAGAGAAGAGTTAAATGCCAACTACAAAGATAATTACTGGGATTTATTGCCAATAGAGCGTTTGGAGGTTACAGATGATGTAAAACTAGACTCAGAAAATAACAATCCAAACTTTGTTATTGCTGAAGAAAAAGCAACTAAAGCCATACAAAAACATAGTATGGTAATTAAAGACAGGGAGCGTAATCCGCAAACGGACGAGGCTTTTTTACTTTTAGGTAAAGCCCGTTATTTTGATCAGCGTTTTATTCCGGCACAAGAAGCATTTAACTATGTGCTTAAAAATTACATACAAAGTGACAAGTTTAACGAGGCACGTATTTGGAGAGAAAAAACCAATGTACGTTTAGAAAATGAAGAACTTGCCATTAAAAACTTAAAAAAACTTTTTAAGTACGACGATTTATCAGACCAAGAATATGCAGATGCAAGAGCTGTTATGGCACAGGCATATATTAATTTAAATGCTCCAGACACTGCAATTCAGCAATTAAAAAGAGCGTCTGTTTACACAAAAAAACAAGAAGAAAAAGGACGGTATTATTTTATTATTGGGCAATTGTATAATCAGCTTAATAAAAAAGATAGTGCCAATTATGCTTTTAATAAAATTATAGATTTAAACAGAAAATCTCCTCGTGTGTACTTTATTAATGCGCATTTGCAAAAAATAATGAACACAACTGTTACTGCAGACAACAAAGAAGAAATGTTTGAGTATTTAACAGATTTAGAAGAGAACAGAGAAAACAGACCGTTTTTAGATAAAATATACAGGCAAAAAGCACAGTTCTTTTTAAATCAAGCACAAGATAGTATGGCTTTGGTTTATTTTGATAAGTCTTTGCGCGCTACCACAAACGATAACAGATTAAATGCGCTTAATTACGAGAATTTAGGGGAGTTTTATTTTGATGAAAACAACTATAAAACCGCAGGCGCTTATTTTGATAGCACGCTTACTAATTTAGTAGAGACAAGTAAAAAACACAGGCTAATAAAAAAGAAGTTAGACAATTTAGAGGATGTTGTAAAATATGAGGATATAGTGCAATATACAGACAGTGTGGTTACAATTTATAGTTTGCCAAAAGACAAACAGGTTGCTTATTTTGAAAAATATATTGCTGATAAAAAAGCTAAAGAAGAAGTGGCTGCAAAAAAAGAAAAAGAACGTCAAAATGCAGGAATTGCGGCTTTTGCAAATACGAAGGCAGGGAAACAAAACAAAGGAAAGTTTTACTTTTATAACGTTACAAGTTTAGGCTACGGTAAAACCGATTTTAAAACAGCTTGGGGTTCTCGTAAGTTAGAAGATAACTGGCGTTGGTCTAATAAAAACATTGTAATACAGACTGAAGATACAGATGTAGCTAATGCCAATACAGATGTGTTAGCAGAAGAAGGGCAAGAGTACAAGGTAAGTTATTATATGGATAAGCTACCTGCAGATGTTACTGTAATTGATAGCTTAAAAAAAGAAAGAAATTTTGCTAATTACCAATTAGGGCTAATATATAAAGAGAAATTTAAAGAGAATTTGTTGGCTGCTGGCAAGTTAGAGACGGTTTTAAAGTCTAACCCAGAAGAGCGTTTAATATTACCATCAAAATATAATTTGTATAAGATTTATGAAGAGTCTGGTAGTAATTTAGCTTCAGCAATGAAGCAAGATATTATAACCAACCACAAAGGATCTAGGTATGCAGAAGTGTTGTTAAATCCGCAAGCTATTTTAGAAGGTAGCACAGATACACCAGATGCAAGGTATACAAAGTTGTATAAAATGTTTCAAAATCAGCAATATTTGCAGGTTATAACAGGTGCAGAAGAAAATATTAATAGGTATACAGGAGATGAAATTGCACCTAAGTTTGAGATGCTAAAAGCAATGGCTACGGGAAGAATTGAAGGCTTTGAAGCTTTTAAGGAAGGCTTAAACTATGTGGCATTAAATTATCCAAACAATCCAGAGGGTAAAAGAGCTCAGGAAATGATTAAGTTTCAGATTCCGAAATTAGAAAATTCAGATTTTGTAAATCAATCTGGAAATGTAAAGGGGACTTGGAAAGTTGTTTTTCCTTTTAGTAGAAGTAATGATGCCGCTGCAAACGACCTATTAGAGTTAGTGAAAAAGTCTATTGAAGATTTAAAATATAAAAATAAAGCGTCTAAAGATATTTACAATTTAGAGCAGCAATTTGTTGTGGTGCATGGGTTTGCATCAGAAGAATTTGCGTTAGGGTATGCAGAATTATTAAAAAACAATAAAGATTACAAGGTTGGTCATCAGAATTTTGTAATTTTATCCAACAACTATAAAGTTGTACAAGTGCATAAAAAATTAAACGAGTATAAAAACACACTATTAACTCCAAAACCGTAA
- a CDS encoding ABC transporter ATP-binding protein: protein MIKAQNLTKTYGTATVLNIENLEIPKGQCFGLVGNNGAGKTTFFSLLLDLIQPSTGNIINNDVQVDASEAWKPFTSAFIDESFLIGYLTPEEYFYFIGELRGQNKADVDALVHSFEDFFHGEILNQKKYLRDLSKGNQKKAGIVASFIGSPEVVILDEPFANLDPTTQIRLKGIIKNLAANQNTTVLVSSHDLSHVTEVCERIVVLDKGELIKDIKTSAATLKELEIFFSGAEAPDAAVAVFEDEE, encoded by the coding sequence ATGATAAAAGCACAGAACCTTACAAAAACATACGGCACAGCTACGGTTTTAAATATAGAAAATTTAGAAATTCCAAAAGGCCAATGTTTTGGTTTAGTAGGTAATAATGGAGCAGGTAAAACAACATTCTTTAGCTTGCTGCTAGACCTTATTCAGCCTTCTACGGGTAATATTATTAATAATGATGTGCAGGTAGATGCTAGTGAAGCCTGGAAACCTTTTACGTCTGCATTTATAGATGAATCTTTTTTAATTGGTTACTTAACACCAGAAGAATACTTCTATTTTATAGGTGAGTTAAGAGGGCAAAACAAAGCAGATGTAGATGCGCTAGTACATAGTTTTGAAGATTTTTTTCACGGAGAAATATTAAATCAGAAAAAGTATTTAAGAGATTTATCTAAGGGGAATCAGAAAAAAGCTGGTATTGTAGCTTCTTTTATTGGTAGTCCTGAGGTTGTTATTTTAGATGAGCCTTTTGCAAATTTAGATCCTACTACGCAAATAAGACTAAAAGGTATAATTAAGAATTTAGCAGCAAACCAAAATACAACAGTATTGGTTTCTAGTCATGATCTAAGTCACGTTACAGAGGTTTGTGAGCGTATTGTGGTGCTAGATAAAGGTGAGTTGATAAAAGATATAAAAACATCTGCAGCTACATTAAAAGAACTAGAAATTTTCTTCTCTGGAGCAGAAGCACCAGACGCAGCAGTTGCTGTTTTTGAAGACGAAGAATAA
- a CDS encoding DUF5687 family protein, whose amino-acid sequence MLKHFLSLQWKSFFRSASFKTNLALKIFMGFFALYFIVAFLFMGVGSYYLIEKAEIGDPLEIVNKYMIYLFVLDLLIRYMIQKMPVTNIKPLLYLPLKKGQVVNYSLGKTVASFFNWGYAFFFLPFSIVLLIEGYNPLGVVAWHFGIFALIYCSNFINVLVNNKDSVFYPVIAIFVALGACQYFGIFDITNYTATFFNGLYNTPWMVALPWVALVGLYFAAFSYFKKNMYLDAGLKGKQTVAKTEDLSFLDRFGNTGTFLKNDIKLIKRNKRPKTAGLMSFLFLFYGLLFGSGVVEVYDGPVWQIFGGIFVSGGFLFTFGQFVPSWDSAYYQLMMSQNIKYRDYITSKWYLVVIATLVSTVLASFYLFFGINAYLAVLVGAIYNIGVNSHLVLLGGAFIKMPIDLTSNKKAFGDKQAFNMKTMLLSLPKLILPMVIFAAGYYLVNATTGYILVAAAGILGMAFRNLVFDKIEKIYKKEKYKTIHAYKQKA is encoded by the coding sequence ATGTTAAAACACTTTTTAAGCCTTCAATGGAAGTCCTTTTTTAGGTCAGCCTCTTTTAAAACCAACTTGGCACTTAAAATATTTATGGGCTTTTTTGCACTGTATTTTATAGTTGCTTTTCTATTTATGGGCGTTGGCTCTTATTATCTTATTGAAAAAGCAGAAATAGGAGACCCTTTAGAGATAGTAAATAAATATATGATATACCTTTTTGTGTTAGATTTACTAATTAGGTATATGATACAGAAAATGCCTGTAACTAATATTAAGCCTTTACTTTATTTACCATTAAAAAAAGGACAAGTTGTAAATTATTCTTTAGGTAAAACTGTGGCTTCCTTTTTTAATTGGGGTTACGCATTTTTCTTTTTACCATTTTCTATTGTATTGCTAATAGAGGGTTATAATCCGCTTGGCGTTGTAGCTTGGCACTTTGGTATTTTTGCGCTTATTTATTGTAGTAACTTTATTAATGTTTTAGTTAATAATAAAGACAGTGTTTTTTACCCTGTAATTGCAATTTTTGTTGCCTTAGGTGCTTGTCAGTACTTTGGTATTTTTGATATTACTAATTACACAGCAACATTTTTTAATGGCTTATATAATACACCTTGGATGGTTGCTTTGCCTTGGGTAGCCTTGGTAGGTTTGTACTTTGCAGCATTTAGCTATTTTAAAAAGAACATGTATTTAGATGCAGGTTTAAAGGGCAAACAAACCGTTGCTAAAACAGAAGATTTATCTTTCTTGGATAGGTTTGGAAATACAGGAACATTTTTAAAGAATGATATTAAACTTATAAAAAGAAATAAGAGACCTAAAACAGCTGGTTTAATGAGTTTTCTATTTTTGTTTTATGGTTTATTATTTGGCTCTGGAGTAGTAGAGGTTTATGACGGACCTGTTTGGCAAATATTTGGTGGAATATTTGTTTCAGGCGGATTTTTATTCACATTTGGACAGTTTGTGCCAAGTTGGGATAGTGCTTATTACCAGTTAATGATGAGTCAGAATATTAAATACAGAGACTACATAACCTCAAAATGGTATTTAGTAGTAATTGCAACGCTAGTTAGTACTGTTTTGGCTTCATTTTATTTGTTTTTTGGCATAAACGCATACTTAGCGGTATTAGTAGGTGCTATTTATAATATAGGTGTAAACTCGCACTTAGTATTGTTAGGAGGTGCTTTTATAAAAATGCCAATAGACTTAACGTCTAATAAAAAAGCATTTGGAGACAAGCAGGCTTTTAATATGAAAACAATGTTATTATCGCTTCCTAAATTAATATTGCCAATGGTCATTTTTGCTGCAGGATATTACTTAGTAAATGCAACAACAGGTTACATACTTGTTGCAGCAGCAGGTATTTTAGGAATGGCATTTAGAAATCTAGTTTTTGATAAGATTGAAAAAATCTACAAAAAAGAGAAGTATAAAACTATACACGCATACAAACAAAAAGCATAA
- a CDS encoding PadR family transcriptional regulator, translating to MGNSKLYKGSLNTIILKLLEEKGKMYGYEITQKVKELTKGELKITEGALYPALHKLEAEGLLDVEVAKVDNRLRKYYKLTEAGEKETVNRLAELEEFIRSMQNLVNPKWSIE from the coding sequence ATGGGAAATTCTAAATTATACAAGGGTAGTTTAAATACTATTATTTTAAAGTTGCTTGAAGAAAAAGGCAAGATGTATGGATATGAAATTACACAAAAAGTAAAAGAGTTAACCAAAGGAGAACTTAAAATTACGGAAGGTGCATTATACCCAGCCTTACATAAATTAGAAGCGGAAGGACTTTTAGATGTTGAGGTTGCAAAAGTTGATAATCGTTTGCGTAAATATTACAAGCTAACTGAAGCAGGTGAAAAAGAAACCGTTAACAGATTGGCAGAGTTAGAGGAGTTTATACGTAGTATGCAAAATTTAGTAAACCCTAAATGGAGTATAGAATAG
- a CDS encoding ferredoxin--NADP reductase: MNHFHPLTVQHIKALTPSSVAITFAIPKDLIQTFKFISGQYITIKKEIKGKELRRAYSISSSPKKDCITIGVKKVDNGGFSDYAHSKLKEGDVLDVMAPEGRFVFKPTDAVKNVAAFAAGSGITPIISIARSVLDSNPNNKFVLAYGNKSFEETMFHTDLAKLQLEYNNRFFVHFIYSQEQDENSIFGRIDRSTVNYITKNKHKDIAFDDIYLCGPEAMINTVSDTLKENEVSEDKIHFELFTTTEIKDEMPVKEGGQTSVTVTVTVDDEDFTFEMDKSTIVLDAVLKENIDAPYSCQGGVCSSCIARVTEGKAEMVKNQILTDGEIEDGLILTCQAHATTPTLKVDFDDV; encoded by the coding sequence ATGAATCATTTTCATCCGTTAACGGTACAACATATAAAGGCTTTAACTCCTAGTTCTGTAGCAATAACATTTGCTATTCCTAAAGACTTAATTCAGACTTTTAAGTTTATATCTGGCCAATACATTACTATAAAAAAAGAAATTAAAGGTAAAGAATTACGTAGAGCGTATTCTATTAGTTCTTCTCCTAAAAAAGATTGTATTACCATTGGTGTTAAAAAGGTAGATAATGGTGGCTTCTCTGACTATGCACATTCTAAACTTAAAGAAGGTGACGTTTTAGATGTTATGGCTCCAGAAGGCAGGTTTGTTTTTAAACCTACAGATGCCGTTAAAAATGTTGCCGCTTTTGCCGCTGGTAGTGGTATTACACCTATTATTAGTATTGCTAGGTCTGTTTTAGACAGCAATCCAAATAATAAATTTGTTTTAGCATACGGTAACAAATCTTTTGAAGAAACAATGTTTCATACAGATTTAGCAAAGCTTCAACTAGAATATAATAACCGATTTTTTGTTCACTTTATATACAGCCAAGAGCAAGATGAAAACTCAATTTTTGGCAGAATAGACAGGTCTACAGTAAACTATATTACCAAAAACAAGCATAAAGATATTGCTTTTGATGATATTTACTTGTGTGGACCAGAAGCTATGATTAATACAGTTTCTGATACTTTAAAAGAAAACGAAGTTAGCGAAGACAAAATACATTTTGAGCTTTTTACAACTACAGAAATTAAAGATGAAATGCCTGTAAAAGAGGGCGGACAAACATCTGTTACTGTTACTGTTACTGTAGATGATGAAGATTTTACTTTTGAAATGGATAAAAGCACCATTGTATTAGATGCTGTTTTAAAAGAAAATATAGATGCACCATACTCTTGTCAAGGCGGCGTATGCAGTAGTTGTATTGCTCGCGTTACAGAAGGTAAAGCTGAAATGGTTAAAAACCAGATTTTAACTGATGGTGAAATTGAAGACGGACTTATTTTAACGTGCCAAGCACACGCAACAACACCGACTTTAAAAGTAGATTTTGACGATGTTTAA
- a CDS encoding patatin-like phospholipase family protein: MDAKITTSKSIGLVLSGGGVRGMAHIGLIKAMNEFGITANRVSGSSVGALVGALYANGNSIDDMLRFFKETPLFHYHFLTIAKAGLLDTEKYIDVFGKYFPENAFSALKKELHIVATNLQDGDEEFFCQGELIRPMLASAALPPVFSPIEINGNLYADGGIMNNFPLEPLLNTCDYIIGSNVSIVGRLDQKDLKNSLQLTGRVTGLMIYASAKKKLSACNLLLESREIERIGLLDRKGIEKAFVIGYDAACRSFEKELKQPL, encoded by the coding sequence ATGGACGCTAAAATTACTACATCAAAATCTATTGGTCTTGTGCTTTCTGGTGGTGGTGTTCGTGGTATGGCACATATTGGCTTAATTAAAGCAATGAACGAGTTTGGTATAACCGCAAACAGAGTTTCTGGTAGTAGCGTAGGTGCACTTGTAGGAGCTTTGTACGCTAATGGAAACTCTATTGATGATATGCTTCGTTTTTTTAAAGAAACACCTCTTTTTCATTATCATTTTTTAACCATTGCAAAAGCCGGACTTTTAGATACGGAAAAGTATATAGATGTGTTTGGCAAATACTTTCCAGAGAATGCTTTTTCGGCCTTAAAAAAAGAATTACATATTGTAGCTACAAATCTTCAGGATGGTGATGAAGAATTTTTCTGTCAGGGAGAGTTAATTAGACCAATGTTAGCTTCTGCAGCATTACCTCCTGTTTTTTCTCCTATAGAAATTAACGGTAATTTATATGCAGATGGTGGTATAATGAATAATTTTCCTTTGGAGCCATTATTGAATACTTGCGATTATATTATTGGCAGTAATGTGTCTATTGTGGGGAGGTTAGACCAAAAAGACCTTAAAAACTCACTACAACTTACTGGTAGGGTTACAGGTTTAATGATATACGCATCAGCAAAGAAAAAATTAAGCGCCTGTAATTTATTATTAGAGTCTCGTGAAATAGAACGTATTGGGCTATTAGACCGTAAAGGCATAGAAAAAGCCTTTGTTATTGGTTATGATGCCGCTTGTAGGTCTTTTGAAAAAGAACTAAAACAACCACTTTAA